The Vigna unguiculata cultivar IT97K-499-35 chromosome 1, ASM411807v1, whole genome shotgun sequence nucleotide sequence GTGATTAACCCCTAACTCCATTAGATCTTCATTGTATATTTTAACGCATATTTTATTAACTCTTAATATATGTGAGTTATCTAAacaagtgtatatatataatattgattttaaactttattatattagaaaGCTTGTATATAAAATGAAGAGATAAATGTGGTTAGAAAGAAATGACAGTGTTGGGGTTCGGTCCCAGAGATCGGTTGTGCCGGTACTTTCAGAAGCCGAAGCCATTTTCAGATTTTGTGGCGCTGTCAGGCATCACTGCAAGATGCATCAGCCACCCCAGAATTGTCCATATATCAGACCCCACTCTCCTTCCACCCTTTCAATTCTCATTTTTCCTTCTCTTTACATCaatctttctctttctccttctctttctcaACATGAACAACACCTCCACCCACGACTTCATCCATGACTTCATGAACGTCGACTCCTTCTCTCAGCTCCCCTTTCTCCGCTCCTCTCCCTCCAAAGATAAAGACAAGCCCATTCGTCTCTTCGGCCAAGACTTTCCCAAAACCACCCACACACCCTCCCATCACACCACCATCACAAGAAACTCCGAACCCACCCGCAGATTCGAGTGCCATTACTGTTGCAGAAACTTTCCCACTTCTCAAGCCTTGGGTGGCCACCAAAACGCCCACAAACGAGAACGCCAACATGCCAAACGACACCTCCACCCCGGCATGCTTCACACCACCCTCTCCGATCCTACCACCTACACTTTCACCAACCCGGTCCCTTATTCATCTCTCACACCTTGGGATTCTCACGCCCCTCCCAGAAGCTTCTTCGGAAGCTCCTTCTCTCACCAGCTTCAACCCATCAATGGATGCCCCTTGGGCATGTGGCGAATCCCCAACACCGCTGTAGCCACTCACACCACCCACCAGGGTAACCCTATTTTGCACCGCGCGCCGCCTTTGCTTTCTGGTCAGGAAATGGTGCGGGCGAGGATGGCTCCCTCACCCTCTGGCTCGCAGAACGGTTTAGGTTATGACCTCAAACCCAACCCCGGCGTGAGCGACCATGTGAGTTTGGATCTTCATCTGTGAAATCAACTTTACGCACTCACACTGGTTCCTATACATGCCAATAATATCTCCAGCAGCTCCACAGGCTCCCCGATGGTATATATGAAATTTGAGAACTTTCGGCTGTTATTGTTGGATCTTTATTTCAATGATGATTCTCATATCGATCACTGTGCTTAGATCATCTTCTTTTCGTTTAATTATTATCCTGTTAAAACCTCGTGAACTTATTTTGCACTTTAGatttcttttgggttttctgcTTTACTTTCATCACATCTTAAAGTTTTTTCGtactaaaaaaaatgcaaacactTTATTTACCGttgttgttcttttctttttgtaatcCATGGTATTAAGCACAGGTTTCGTCTTTCCTTCCGTCTGAGTATAGATACATTTCTTGGGTATCCTAAGTCTATTTTCTCATCATTTTGATTCTCTTTATTCTTTATCTCTCTTCCTACTTGCTCCAATGATTAAGAGTGGTCATTCTCGAGCACTTTTCTTCATAAATTAATGTGTCAATTAATGTCtattgtttatttcaatttttgcaTTACTTTTCTCTTGATTGGCTATCTACGGATAATCATTTCTAAAGAATAATGTTTCAAAAGAGATCgctgttttgttttctttgagtAAATTTTTAGAGatgttttttatgttatattaaaaatctATGTATTGCATACTTTTACTGTAATTTTGTGTTCGATCAAAactaatcataaatatttttgtgagtGTAAAACTTAACTTCGAGTAGTCTTATTACACATGGGTATTTTAGTGTTTTACTGTTAAAATGTGACTCCCTTCTTCCACACAAAAGGGTGGATGGGGAGAGGAAGGAAAATTTTcagatatattttattatctaaatataattaagtCCATATTTAATCATTGTATGCAATACttcttttcaaattattgtttTCAAGGGGGTTTATCTGAAATTATTGGTGATTTAATTTGTGTAGTTAAAGAACTAATGTTGAGAACATGTAGGGACCACACTTTAGTCCAATAGCACATAGAGAATGGATATGAAAGGATTCTATGTATAGAGATTGATTTGAttgatttttcttataaaaatcaaactaaaaaagaaCATAATGATAAAgctatgattaaaattaatttaggtttaaataGTAGCTTTTGTATAATATGAACGATATAGTTTTTTGGGTATCTCAAAATTTACTAGAATCATATGGTTTCATCATTGTTAAAGGATTATAAAGACATGTCATTTAGAAACTACAGACATGTTTAAAAGCTTATTATTCATTATAACGACAAAAacaacaaagttttttttagaTATAATCAACTACATCTCCTTTTTCTAATCATGAAAAGTTTTAATCTATACACGTTTCCTTGGCTTTGAAAAGTAGAGTGAATAGAGAGcacaaagaagaaagaagaaaattgtaGATGGAGGCACTGTGTTAGGTTCTACTAGTTTGGTTTTGCATAGTCACTCACGTCACTCTCGGGCTGCACTAGCTGAGAAAATTGTCCACTCGTGTGGGGATCATGTAAAGCATTCACGCATGAACATTTTGTCCGAACACACGTGTGCATAATTCTTGCACGTTGCCGGACAGGTATAATGCCGACAGAGGTGGGTTCAGATTGAATGCATTGTGGACAACGTTCGATAATATCTGTTCAAATTTTGCAGAtgagaaaatgatatttcataACCATTTGCTGGCACCGTTGCTCTCCAAAATTAACATCCAACGTCTTCATACACTATATCTTTATGCCCCTTTTGTTCTTGTTCTTAGTTTCCGGTGCATTGTTTTTAAGGAGAGAAAACGACATGTGGATGTGTTTTCTTTCTGCTTTTTGTGCCTTTTACTCTTTCATGCTTAATTAAGATGTTCACTTCAATGAGACCTAGGGCTTAGGAGACAAAATGtccaatataattaataaacacTCATTCACCAGTTCTCTAGCTTTCTCTTGCTCTCTCTATAAATCTATTAACGGAAGAAAGGACATTTCGCATGAAAATGTCAGTCCTTGTTCTGGTGTTCCTTACAGTTAATTTAGGTTGTCTCAAAGGGTgctgttgttttttttaacctATATGTATTCTCTTACGGAGAGAATCGATTCATATTTAAAAGTGGAAACTGGTAAAAATTGTTAAGCGTAAGAGTAAAATTATGGAGGATCCCGAGGTGGAATGAGAGTGATGTAATGGGTAGGTGATAATTGAAAGTTGAAGTGACTCGTTAATTACTAAGTTGATGAGTAACGTCCCATACTAGGGAGACATGGGTCACTTATTAATGTCTTGTCTGAAAACGcaaattaattaaatctcaTCATTCAGGGGCAGTGATAGACTCGGGGCTTTTGACTTTAAAATGACAAAACCAACCCCTTAAGAAAAGGATTTATCGAGGAACAAATGAACATGGTGGTTAGAGTACCATCTTTATTTTCACATCTTCTGTACCTTTGCTTTTGTGTCTGATATacatatagagagagagagagagaaagaaatgttTTAGATGGCTTAGATTTTGGTGTGGTGATTTGAAATGAGTGGGGCTACGAGATTCCTTCTCGAAGATACGAAGGACATATTtgtttaatcaaaataatactGTAATACCTATCTGGTTTAAACTCTCACGATCAAACAGTAATCACAGATTATAAATTTTAGCttcaaaaaaagaaatctaTTACTTGACAGCACAAAATTTCTATGACAGCAGAAGCTACCAAAATTTGTACTTAAACAGAATTTTTCAGAATGATTCTACATTCTTGTCATTTCACCAGCTGCATTGttaaaaaaagtgatttttaaccTATGATTGTATATATATTGATTGTGAAAATATAGAGCGCAATGCGCATAAGGGTTACTGTGGTGCATTGCTGacattatttaatagttttctgCAAAAGTAAAAGATGTATGAATTATGTGAGCCTGACCTATGAATACTTCTCAATGTCTGCAAGTCTTTATTTCATGATAGAATGTGTAATGGGTGGACAGggaaataaaagaagataacCTTTGGGAAATTTGCATTGGTCTGTGAGCAATAAATGTAGTACATGTACAAATTACTCAAATCATTACTTATGCACAAAGTGCTTCTTTCTCTAATAGAAATTAACAAAAAGTTGGAGAATCATGCATTTTCTCCAAACCTGGCATGGGACAATAAATTCGTTGCAAAATGCCTGGATTCTCGTTCAATTCATAATAAAGAGTGTAATTTCATTTGATCTGTTTTCCAAAGCAATATGATCTCTTTTGGAAGAGAAAATATCGTCTGAACCATGTACTCAAAGAAACTTCATTATGCTTATCTACGAACTTGAGAGTAAGGGTCTTTTCTTTGAGTGTCAGGAGTGCACATTTTGATGGGTTTTATGGTTTAACAACAGTTAATTTATACAGAGAATTAGGAAATAACCAAAGGTTTCCATAAATTATGCTTGAGATTTGAGAATAgctatatatattaaagttcgaaatagaataaaaattggACGAATATTGAATAAACAATTCAGAGCTTtaagttaaatttgaaaaaacgataagaataaaatgtttgaaaaaaattagaaatacttttctttttgtcaacaacaaaaaatatataatataaaaaagatattaggGATACAAATACAATCCTTATACAAAAATATACTATCTATATTACATAATCATTTTACACGAGTGAATAtggatataatattttgaaagttaCATGAATATCATATGATTATAACAAGTTCTTCCTTATGTGATAATTAAAGATTCCCAAGAGTTAGACCGAAATATGAGTGGTGATGTGAAAATATTAATGACCTTTACTAGAATAACAATATAACAAAGAATATGGGTTGAGACTTATGGCTAAGCAATAACGAACCCATCAAATCCTattcactttaaattaattgttgTTTTGATGCCTTAGTCTTTTTGTTAAAGGTACATAGAGACAATCAAATGCTTGGtccaaattatttgaaattttcacATACACATGTATTTATAATAGCAGTCTTGTTATTGAGATGAAAAACAGGGGATGACACAATAAGAGGATGCAGAAATTAACTCTTGGTAGAATAGCAATATAGTAGGGATAAAGTATTTCAGAAACAATATACATATAAGGGTTGAAGTACTCCAAGTGCTCctatttaaatacatatttatacttggtgattaaaaaaatatattgaattcttattatttatttagatctTTATATGTTGAGGAAGATCAGCTTAGTCTTTCTCAATATATAAAGATCTACATATATAACAAGAGTTCAATATGATATTCCTATAACTTTTCTGAATCTATGTTTATACTCTTAAAGTTATATGGATATATCAATGTTTTGTACTCTGAAAGTTATATCAATGTTTGTACTGTGAAAGTTTTATGGATGTCATATAACTCTACAAATGAACATATGGACATATTAATGTTTATACCCTGAAAGTTATATggatatcatattaaaatatttagatttttatatattgagaaaaattaattagtttaataaGATATCTATTAATTAATAGATAGTACTTGTATatctatataaataatatgagtttagtatgat carries:
- the LOC114190689 gene encoding zinc finger protein 8-like, whose translation is MTVLGFGPRDRLCRYFQKPKPFSDFVALSGITARCISHPRIVHISDPTLLPPFQFSFFLLFTSIFLFLLLFLNMNNTSTHDFIHDFMNVDSFSQLPFLRSSPSKDKDKPIRLFGQDFPKTTHTPSHHTTITRNSEPTRRFECHYCCRNFPTSQALGGHQNAHKRERQHAKRHLHPGMLHTTLSDPTTYTFTNPVPYSSLTPWDSHAPPRSFFGSSFSHQLQPINGCPLGMWRIPNTAVATHTTHQGNPILHRAPPLLSGQEMVRARMAPSPSGSQNGLGYDLKPNPGVSDHVSLDLHL